From a single Pseudoliparis swirei isolate HS2019 ecotype Mariana Trench chromosome 12, NWPU_hadal_v1, whole genome shotgun sequence genomic region:
- the marcksa gene encoding myristoylated alanine-rich protein kinase C substrate a, with translation MGAQLSRTAGKAEISAEKPGEAVATAASPTKSNAQENGHVKANRDAAPAAVENGKEEVQANGSAAAEESPKEEAVKAEDAPAEKEAADGEKVEAASPAPAEGEAAKVEEDGAAAATPSASTETPKKKKKRFSFKKSFKLSGFTFKKTKKETGDGAEGEEEVAADATTEEAKAEGTEEAKAAASEVAKPAEVEDAPAAEPAKEEVEAKPEVVAEKPTDEVKEAAPAEEPKAEEPKAAEKPAEEAPKTEEAAPASQEAASAAESPAAKAAE, from the exons ATGGGAGCGCAATTGTCCAGGACAGCTGGAAAGGCTGAAATCTCGGCTGAAAAGCCCGGAGAGGCTGTTGCTACTGCTGCTTCACCCACCAAGTCCAATGCACAG GAAAACGGACATGTTAAGGCAAACAGAGACGCCGCTCCCGCGGCAGTCGAGAACGgcaaggaggaggtgcaggcCAATGGGAgcgccgccgccgaggagaGCCCCAAGGAGGAGGCTGTCAAGGCGGAGGATGCCCCCGCCGAGAAGGAGGCTGCGGATGGGGAGAAGGTAGAGGCGGCGTCCCCTGCTCCCGCCGAGGGAGAGGCggcgaaggtggaggaggacggcgccgccgccgccaccccgTCCGCCAGCACCGAGAcccccaagaagaagaagaagcgcttCTCCTTTAAGAAGTCGTTCAAGCTCAGCGGCTTCACTTTCAAGAAGACCAAAAAGGAGACGGGGGATGGAGctgagggcgaggaggaggtcGCTGCTGATGCAACCACAGAGGAGGCCAAGGCCGAGGGCACGGAGGAGGCCAAGGCGGCGGCCAGTGAGGTGGCCAAACCCGCCGAGGTGGAGGACGCACCTGCCGCGGAGCCCGCCAAGGAGGAAGTAGAAGCCAAGCCAGAGGTGGTGGCAGAGAAGCCCACCGATGAGGTCAAGGAGGCCGCACCCGCCGAGGAGCCAAAGGCAGAGGAGCCGAAGGCAGCGGAGAAGCCGGCCGAGGAGGCGCCCAAGACAGAGGAGGCTGCACCGGCCTCGCAGGAGGCGGCGTCAGCCGCGGAGTCCCCGGCCGCCAAGGCCGCCGAATAA